GTCAGGCAGGCCGACAATCGCGAATCGCGGCATGCCCGGTGCAATCTGGCACTGCACTTCGATCGCGCGCGCTTCGAGGCCGAGATAGGCCACACTCGATACAAGAGCCACCACTGCGAACTGTCCCCCAAGTCCCCTTGCGGCGCCACGATAACGCGCCATTGCGGCCTGTCGAGAGGGTTGCGGGAAGCCCCGGAAAAGGCCGCGAAACATGGTGAATCTGCGGGCAACCAAGATCGTTTGCAAAGATGCAGGGGCAATGGGCGCAGGCAGCAGGCATGCGTCGTATTGCAACGTGCCTTGCCTTCCTCTGCGCTCTGCTGGCGGTGCCGTTTGCGGTGCAGGCCCGGGTGGGCGATTCTCAGGCCTATGGCGGAAGTGCCGAGCGTTTCGTTCACGCGCCGCCTGCGCCGGTTCCTGCAGGGCTCGCGCGTTTCGGCCCTTTCCGGGTGGTGGACGCGAAGACGGCGGCCCTGGTGGATGTGACGGACGAACATTCGCCCGCGCACTTTGCCGCCATGCTGCGGGCCTATCCTGAACTTGCCATGCTCGAACTCGTCGACTGCCCCGGCACGTATGACGATATGGCGAATCTCCGTCTCGGCCGGATGATTCGCGCGGCCGGGCTTTCCACCCATGTGCCGCGGGGCGGGTCCGCACGGTCGGGCGGGGTCGAACTGTTTCTTGCCGGGGTGGACCGGCAGGTGGACGAAGGCGGCGAATTTGCCGTCCATGCCTGGGCCGATGAGGACGGGCTGGAGGCAAGCGACTATTCCGCCAATGCGCCAGAGAATCGTAAGTATCTGAATTATTATCAGGAAATGGGTATGGATGCGGATACTGCCCGTGCGTTCTATGCCATGACCAATTCCGTGCCCTTTGGCGGCGCACGCTGGTTGGGTGCTGCGGAAATGCGCCGCTGGCTGGGGCAGAACGACCAGCCTGCCGCACCGCCTGCCGGGCCGGTACAGGCTGTTCCGGTGCTGGCCTATCTTGACTTGAACGCCGGGCTCAACTAACCGCCCGATCCGTAATCAAGGTCGCCTCTTTGCGGGCGGCCCTTTTGTTCGTACCGCTTGCGGTGCCATTTTGAATTATCGAGGGTTTCACAATGAAGCGCACTTTCCAGCCCAGCAATCTCGTGCGCGCGCGCCGTCACGGTTTCCGCGCACGCAAGGCGACCGTTGGTGGCCGCAAGGTTCTGCGCGCACGTCGTGCTCGCGGCCGCAGCAAGCTGAGCGCCTGATTCGGTTCTGACCGGATCGGGGTGTTACCCGATCCGCGCAGGTTCCAGCCCGTTTCTCCGTCCGGTATCCTCAGGCATGCCCTGGGGCCGGACGGAGAAACGGGCTGGTGGCGTTTGGGGCACAGACCCACGAATCGCGCGCGGATTTCGCTCTTAACCCGGTTTCCGCTATGGATATCCGCATGCAGCGGCCTCTGACCATTCTCACGCGCCGGGCGGATTTTCTTGCAGCCAATAAAGGCTTGCGGATCGCGCGGGCGGGTTTCGTGCTGCTGGCGCTGCCCAATGGCGGGCAGGGCAAACGCTTCGGCATCACTGTGACCAAGCGGATCGGCAATGCGGTGGTGCGCAACCGCATGAAACGCCGGTTCCGTGCGCTGCTGCGCGAAAAATTGCCGACGGAAGGGCTTCCCGATCACGATCATGTGATGATTGGCCGCGAGGGCGGGATCGAGCGCGATTTCAGCCTTTTGCGCGAAGAACTGACCGTGGCCCTGGCGCGCGCGACCGCAGGGAAAGGCGATCCTCCGCGCCGCCCCAGAGGGGCAGGACGCGGTACGGGGCGCGGTGCGGGCGGGAAGGTTTCGCGCAGGCCATGAAGTACCTCCTCATCCTGATCGCGCGCGCATGGCAATTGGGTCCATCGCGCATTTTGCCGCCCACTTGCCGCTATGCCCCATCGTGCAGCGAATACGCGATACAGGCGCTTGGAAAGTATGGTGCAATCAAGGGTGGATGGCTTGCACTTAAGCGTCTATTGCGCTGCCACCCTTGGGGTGGGCACGGATACGATCCGGTGCCCTGAGCCAGGGAAAACGGGCCCGTCGGGCGTTCTGAATTCGGAAACAGGGATAATACGTGAGCAACCAGCGTAACATCGTACTGGCCGTGGTGCTGTCCATGGCGCTGCTGCTGGGGTGGGAATATGCGATGGGCTGGTTCTATCCCCAGCCTGACAAGCCTGTTGCCGCCAAGACCGCCGCCGCACCGGCTGCCGGCGAACCTGCGCCGGGCAAACGCACGCGCGAAGGTGGCCTGCAAAATCCCGATGATATCGCGGCCGAACAGCGCGAACTGGCGGCCGATCTCAAATCGCCTGCCCGTGTGCCGATCGAGGCGCCGAGCCTGACGGGGTCGATCAACCTCTATGGCGCGCTGATCGACGATCTTACGCTTAACGATTTCCGCCAGTCGGTGGAAAAGGATAGCGGTCCGGTCCGCCTGTTTTCGCCGCTTCGCACCCCGGCACAGCATTTCGCGCAATTCGGCTGGGTCAAGGGTGACGTGGCCGGGCAGATGCCTGACGCCAATACCCTGTGGCAGGCCGATGGTGCAAAGTTGACCCCGAAAACGCCGGTCACACTGCGCTGGGTCAATGGGCAGGGCCAGGCTTTCTCGATCCGCTTCGAAATCGATAACGATTACCTCATCACCGCGACGCAGACCGTGGCGAACACCGGGACCGGTTCGATCGTGGCGAAACCTTTCGCACTGATCAACCGCACCGATCGCACCGCCAGCACGGATACCTGGAACGTGCATTCCGGCCCGATTGGCGCTTTTGACGGTAATGTGAATTTCGGAAACAATTACAAGGACGTTCGCGAAGCAGGAACGGTTTCGCCCGGCGGCCGTGCCGACTGGATCGGCTTCACCGATATCTATTGGCTGTCCGCACTTGTGCCCGATGCGAAGGCCAAGCCCGGCAGCGATTTCCGGTCACTGGGCAACGGCCTCTACCGTGCGGACCTGATCTATCAGCCCGACACGGTGCCCGCCGGCAAGCAGATCACGCGCACCACGCGCCTGTTCGCCGGGGCCAAGGAGAGTGCGGTTCTCGATACCTATGAAGCGCAGGGGATCACCAATTTCGGCCTGGCGATCGACTGGGGCTGGTTCCGCTGGTTCGAACGACCGATCTTCCTGCTGCTCGACAAGCTGTTCGGGCTGGTTGGCAACTTCGGCGTGGCGATCATCCTGCTCACTGTGATCATTCGCGGGATCATGTTCCCGATTGCCCAGAAGCAGTTTGCCAGCATGGCGGCGATGCGGGCGATCCAGCCCAAGCTCAAGGCGCTGCAGGAACGCTACAAGGACGACAAGCCCAAGCAGCAGCAGGAAATCATGGCGCTGTACAAGCAGGAAGGCGTCAATCCGCTTGCCGGTTGTTTGCCGATCCTGATCCAGATTCCGATCTTCTTCGCACTGTACAAGGTGCTGATCCTGACGATCGAAATGCGCCATCAGCCATTTGCATTGTGGATCAAGGATTTGTCGGCACCCGATCCGCTGCACATCCTCAATCTGTTTGGCGCCCTGCCGTTTGATGTGCCGAGCTTCCTGGCGATTGGTCCGCTGGCTTTGCTGCTGGGTGTCACCATGTGGCTGCAGTTCCGTCTGAACCCGGCCGCGCTGGACCCGATTCAGCAGCAGATGTTTGCGATCATGCCATGGGTGCTGATGTTCGTCATGGCGCCGTTTGCAGCCGGTTTGCTGATTTACTGGATCACGTCCAACCTGCTGACGATCGCGCAGCAAACCTATCTCTACAGCCGCCACCCCCAGTTGAAGGAGCAGGCGGCCAAGGACAGGGCTGACATGGCGCGCAAGGCTGCGGAAAAGAAGAAGGAGGCGGGCCGCTAGGGCGCGATGCCCCGGTCCGCACAGGCGATGGACGAAGAACAACAGGAATTGGCGGAACGGGCAGGGCGCCTGTTTTCAGGGCGGGTCGAGTTTTTGAAATCGGCCCCCGCGCTGAAATTCCTGCCCGATCCGGATTGTCCGGAGATCGCATTTTGCGGGCGATCCAACGTCGGCAAGAGTTCGCTGCTCAATGCGCTGACCGGGCGCAAGGCGATTGCCCGGACCTCGGTCACGCCGGGGCGGACGCAAGAACTCAACTTCTTCGAAGTGGGCGAGCCAACGGCTTTCCGGCTGGTTGACATGCCGGGTTACGGCTTTGCCAAGGCGCCGCCGAAGGTGGTCGAAAACTGGCGCAAGCTGGTGCGCGATTTCCTGCGCGGGCGGGTGCCGCTGAAGCGCACGCTGTTGCTGGTCGATTCTCGTCATGGGGTGAAAGAGGTCGATCGCGAAATGATGCGCATGCTGGACGAGGCGGCCGTCGGGTATCGCATTGTCCTGACCAAAGCGGACAAGATCAAGGCCAGCGAACTGGATGCCGTGATCGCTGCGACGGGGGTAGAGGCGAAGAAACATCCCGCAGCCTTCCCGGTTATCCACGTCACCTCTTCCGAAAAGAAAATGGGGATCGAGGAACTGCGTGCGGCCGTTCTGGCCGACGCGGAAATCTGAACGGTTCCCGCGCGCCCGTGATGAGGCGGCCGGCAGGTACGGTGAATTTTGCATCGATTGCGGATCGATAGCATGCGCTGTGCGTTAACCCTTCTGGACGGCCCGGTTATTGAAAACCAAAGGATATTCAAATGGGTAAGCTCACCGATACGGTTAAGGGCGGCGTCAACGAAGCGATTGGCAAGGCCAAGCAGCACAGTTCCGATCCGGAAACCCGGGCATCGGGCATGAAGCAGGAACTGAAAGGCAAGGCGCAACAAGTGAAGGGCAAGATCGAGGGCAAGCTGGGCGACAATATCTGACAGCCCCTCTTACCACCCATCAACGAAGGGCTCTGCCGCAGGCAGGGCCCTTCTTCGCAGGAGGAGGGGAGGCAGATCGTGCGCATCGGGCTTCCTTTCTCGACAGGGTGCCTGCCAGCCGTTAGGTCTTGATCCGGCATGAAACTGATCATCGGCAACAAGAACTATTCCAGCTGGAGCCTGCGGGGCTGGCTGGCGTGCAAGCAGTCCGGACTCGCCTTCGAGGAAATCAAGGTGAATGTCCTTGGTGAAGACTGGGAACAGACCAAGCGCGAGCTTGGCGATGTGCAGCCGTCTTCGGGCAAGGTGCCGATCCTGTGGGATGGCGACGTGGTCATCTGGGACAGTCTCGCCATTCTCGAACATCTGGCCGATCGCGTGGGACGTGAACGGTTCTGGCCGAAAGATGATGCCGCGCGCGGCATGGCGCGCTCCATGGTTGCGGAAATGCACAGTTCCTATCTGGCGCTGCGTCGGGGCTTGCCGATGAACGTGCGCAAACAGTTCCATGGGGTGCAACTCAATGAGGAGGTGCAGGGCGATATCGTGCGTATCCTCGGTCTCTGGGCAGAGGCGCGGGCCCGCTATGGGCAGGGTGGCCCGTTCCTGTTCGGAACCTTTGGTGCCGCCGATATCTTCTATGCGCCGCTGGTAAGCCGGTTTCTTACCTATCAGGTGCCCGTGCCCGGGTTCGCGCAGGCCTATATGCAGGCGATGTGGGAACATGACTGGATGCAGCAATGGATCGCCGCCTCGGAAGAGGAGGAATGGGTGATCGCCCAGTATGAGGATCCGCAGACGCTCGCCTGATGGCGCGGTGAAGGCCCCGCTTGTGCCCGCCCGGCTTAGCCCATATGCGGGGAACCTGATATGAGCGACAAGACCCCCGCAGAACTCGCCGAGGCGCTGATTGCCTGCCCCAGCGTGACACCCGCCACAGGCGCCGTGTTCGCTTGTCTGGAAGACATGCTGGCGCCGCTGGGCTTCGATGTGGATCGGCGCATTTCGGGGGGCGCCCCCGATGGCCCGGTGGAAAACCTGTTTGCGATCCGCCGGGGGCCGGAAGGCAGCCGTCATTTCGCCTTTGCCGGGCATGTGGATGTGGTTCCGCCGGGTGAAGGCTGGTCCAGCGCACCCTTTGTGCCGGAGCGCCGGGGTGAGCTGCTTTACGGGCGCGGGGCGGTGGATATGAAAGGCGCGATCGCGGCGATGGTCGCCGCTGTGCGGGATATCCCGCGCGAGGCCGGCACGATCAGCTTCGTGATCACGGGGGACGAGGAAGGCCCGGCGCGTTTCGGCACGCTCGCGCTGATGGATCGCATGCGCGCACTCGATGCTATTCCCGATCTGTGCCTCGTGGGGGAACCCACCAGCGTTAACCGGCTGGGCGATATGATGAAGATCGGGCGGCGCGGGTCGGTCAATGCCTGGCTGGAAGTGGCAGGCGTGCAGGGGCATGTCGCCTATCCGCATCTGGCCGATAATCCGGTGCCCCGGCTGGTTGCCATGCTGGCCGAACTCGATGCGTGGCAACTGGATGCGGGAACCGACTGGTTCCAGCCTTCCAATCTGGAAATCACCGATCTGGACGTGGGCAATCCCACCACCAACCTGATCCCGGCGCTGGCCAAGGCGCGCATTTCGATCCGCTTCAACAACCTGCACAGCGGGGCAAGTCTGTCTGCCCGTATCGCGGAAACCGCAGCGCGGCATGGGGGAGCTGCCCGCTGCGTGATTTCGGGCGAATCCTTCATCACCGAACCGGGTGCTTTTTCCGCCATCGTCAGCGATGCGGTGAAGGCGGAAACCGGGCTGGAACCCGAAGCGTCGACCACCGG
This genomic window from Caenibius tardaugens NBRC 16725 contains:
- a CDS encoding alpha/beta hydrolase; translated protein: MRRIATCLAFLCALLAVPFAVQARVGDSQAYGGSAERFVHAPPAPVPAGLARFGPFRVVDAKTAALVDVTDEHSPAHFAAMLRAYPELAMLELVDCPGTYDDMANLRLGRMIRAAGLSTHVPRGGSARSGGVELFLAGVDRQVDEGGEFAVHAWADEDGLEASDYSANAPENRKYLNYYQEMGMDADTARAFYAMTNSVPFGGARWLGAAEMRRWLGQNDQPAAPPAGPVQAVPVLAYLDLNAGLN
- the rpmH gene encoding 50S ribosomal protein L34, which gives rise to MKRTFQPSNLVRARRHGFRARKATVGGRKVLRARRARGRSKLSA
- the rnpA gene encoding ribonuclease P protein component translates to MQRPLTILTRRADFLAANKGLRIARAGFVLLALPNGGQGKRFGITVTKRIGNAVVRNRMKRRFRALLREKLPTEGLPDHDHVMIGREGGIERDFSLLREELTVALARATAGKGDPPRRPRGAGRGTGRGAGGKVSRRP
- the yidD gene encoding membrane protein insertion efficiency factor YidD, coding for MKYLLILIARAWQLGPSRILPPTCRYAPSCSEYAIQALGKYGAIKGGWLALKRLLRCHPWGGHGYDPVP
- the yidC gene encoding membrane protein insertase YidC — protein: MSNQRNIVLAVVLSMALLLGWEYAMGWFYPQPDKPVAAKTAAAPAAGEPAPGKRTREGGLQNPDDIAAEQRELAADLKSPARVPIEAPSLTGSINLYGALIDDLTLNDFRQSVEKDSGPVRLFSPLRTPAQHFAQFGWVKGDVAGQMPDANTLWQADGAKLTPKTPVTLRWVNGQGQAFSIRFEIDNDYLITATQTVANTGTGSIVAKPFALINRTDRTASTDTWNVHSGPIGAFDGNVNFGNNYKDVREAGTVSPGGRADWIGFTDIYWLSALVPDAKAKPGSDFRSLGNGLYRADLIYQPDTVPAGKQITRTTRLFAGAKESAVLDTYEAQGITNFGLAIDWGWFRWFERPIFLLLDKLFGLVGNFGVAIILLTVIIRGIMFPIAQKQFASMAAMRAIQPKLKALQERYKDDKPKQQQEIMALYKQEGVNPLAGCLPILIQIPIFFALYKVLILTIEMRHQPFALWIKDLSAPDPLHILNLFGALPFDVPSFLAIGPLALLLGVTMWLQFRLNPAALDPIQQQMFAIMPWVLMFVMAPFAAGLLIYWITSNLLTIAQQTYLYSRHPQLKEQAAKDRADMARKAAEKKKEAGR
- the yihA gene encoding ribosome biogenesis GTP-binding protein YihA/YsxC; translated protein: MDEEQQELAERAGRLFSGRVEFLKSAPALKFLPDPDCPEIAFCGRSNVGKSSLLNALTGRKAIARTSVTPGRTQELNFFEVGEPTAFRLVDMPGYGFAKAPPKVVENWRKLVRDFLRGRVPLKRTLLLVDSRHGVKEVDREMMRMLDEAAVGYRIVLTKADKIKASELDAVIAATGVEAKKHPAAFPVIHVTSSEKKMGIEELRAAVLADAEI
- a CDS encoding CsbD family protein, translating into MGKLTDTVKGGVNEAIGKAKQHSSDPETRASGMKQELKGKAQQVKGKIEGKLGDNI
- a CDS encoding glutathione S-transferase family protein; this encodes MKLIIGNKNYSSWSLRGWLACKQSGLAFEEIKVNVLGEDWEQTKRELGDVQPSSGKVPILWDGDVVIWDSLAILEHLADRVGRERFWPKDDAARGMARSMVAEMHSSYLALRRGLPMNVRKQFHGVQLNEEVQGDIVRILGLWAEARARYGQGGPFLFGTFGAADIFYAPLVSRFLTYQVPVPGFAQAYMQAMWEHDWMQQWIAASEEEEWVIAQYEDPQTLA
- the dapE gene encoding succinyl-diaminopimelate desuccinylase — translated: MSDKTPAELAEALIACPSVTPATGAVFACLEDMLAPLGFDVDRRISGGAPDGPVENLFAIRRGPEGSRHFAFAGHVDVVPPGEGWSSAPFVPERRGELLYGRGAVDMKGAIAAMVAAVRDIPREAGTISFVITGDEEGPARFGTLALMDRMRALDAIPDLCLVGEPTSVNRLGDMMKIGRRGSVNAWLEVAGVQGHVAYPHLADNPVPRLVAMLAELDAWQLDAGTDWFQPSNLEITDLDVGNPTTNLIPALAKARISIRFNNLHSGASLSARIAETAARHGGAARCVISGESFITEPGAFSAIVSDAVKAETGLEPEASTTGGTSDARFLKDFCPVIEFGLNNATMHKRDEAVVLADLDTLARIYRRVAEAGLSR